The region CAAACTGGTTTTAATCCTTTAGCGTTGGTTTTGCGCTGGAGTCGCAGGGAGCGGGATAAACAGGCTCAGGAGTCAGTGACGGGGCGTTACATAACGTGTAATGCAGCAAAGCCTCATGACTAGTTTGTCTCGGTGGTGGAGGGACAGTTCGCTCCTCATGGTAGGAAATCAACTATTTTATTCTCCTTCTAATATCTGGTGGCGGCGGATGCAAACCTACCTATTCATTTCTGCTGGAAGACTATTTGCATGTGTAATATCCGACcttataaaaatgattaattaatttgagAGTTGCGCAGTGTAGTGTTTGCTTTTTACAGGAAGGGCATGTTGTAGAGCAATGTTCCAGGCGGTGGATCTTCACAGAGGCCCAGCTTAAGGTCAAATTGTTAGGTGTCTGTGTGTTAATAGATATGAGTCAAGCAGGGCTGCAGCTTGTGTTGCTCATAGAGAGCCTGTTTTATGAATGAAAACGAGCTAGTGAGTTAAATAGAAAGCAAGCAGCCTTCCTTTTAATACTGGAAGTGGGGCACTGCATGCATAAGAAATCTTCagtttttgctaaaataaataaataccaagaTTTAGTCTTTGGAATGACCAAGAGTCAAAAGACCGAAGATGCTCGAAGAAGAGGATTACTCCTGACCCGGAGCCTAAGCAGCTGAGGTAGTATGAGGACGGACTCACTTCATTCAGAAAATGGcagtgtaatattttaaatattcatgacCTTTGACTGCTAATTCTCACAGTTTGGGAAAATTATTCTgagattaaacatttaaaccaagGAACCTCTATACCGTTgggggccggtgtcctgcagatTTTGAAAGTTTCGTCGTATCTGAAATAGATAAATGAGTCATTAACAGGCTCCCGTGAAACAGAAAGACTGGCTGAGAAAGTAATTTGTCCATTTGATTCAGATGCATTAGAGCAAGAATCTAAAGCATGTAAAGGAGTTGACACTTCTTTGTGAAATTCTAAATCTAGTGAATTTGGACAGAggatattttttataaagttgGACATTTTGCTATGGCAGAACTGACATTAAAATGGCATCGTTTTTTCCTCGATGGActtacattttcaatatttttcagtAGTCATGGAATATGTAGAGAGTCTTCTGTAGCTAAGAGATAGATTGTTTATGCTTTCCAGCAAAGGTTTAGCTGTGTGTTGCTTTTAAAGACTGGGATAAATAAAGTGTCGTCTCTGTTTGTCTGCTGGTCACTTTAAGAATCAGTGACGGGAAACTTGTGAATGAGCACAGGGAAGTCACGAGACCATTCATTGATAGCTCTGCAGGCTGACTGAGCAGTGCAGATGAAAAACAGAGTAAGAGCTCCTATACCGTACAGCCATAGACTTCTGGTTCTGAAAGCAGTGTTTTGTTCCGGTTTTGCAATTTCCTCAGGTCCCAGTTGACAGATACTGATATGGACTATGAGAGGCCAAACGTTGAAACTATCAAGTGTGTGGTGGTGGGAGACAATGCAGTTGGAAAGACCCGCCTTATCTGCGCCCGGGCCTGCAATGCCACACTCACTCAGTACCAGTTGCTTGCTACGCATGTGCCCACAGTTTGGGCAATCGATCAGTACAGAGTATGCCAAGAGGTGAGTAGGAATGGTAAACATTGTTACAAAATAGGACATTGTAGGTGCCTGAAGTGCTTCATGtaatttgcaaaaatgtatGAATGTTCATGTTTTGCTACTGCTCAGGTGTTAGAGCGCTCCAGAGACGTAGTGGACGATGTGAGTGTGTCCCTCCGGCTATGGGATACTTTTGGAGATCATCATAAGGACCGGCGTTTTGCATACGGCAGGTGAGGAACTGCTAAAGGCGATGTTGGTGGGCCTCATTCATTACCACTAACAAACATAATTATACTTTTGCCATCTTCAGGTCTGATGTTGTGGTACTGTGCTTCTCCATCGCGAACCCCAACTCTCTGTACCACGTAAAGACCATGTGGTACCCTGAGATTAAGCACTTCTGTCCCCGCGCTCCTGTCATCTTGGTAGGGTGCCAGCTGGACCTGCGCTATGCAGATCTGGAGGCAGTCAACAGGGCACGGAGGCCTTTGGCCAGGTACTGAGACTTAATTTTACAATGTTTCTTTGAATGCGAGCTTTTCCTGTCAAAGAGATACAAATGAAACCAGATATGTGCATACACTGCATAAAAAAGTCATAtaaccttttttccccctcactgACATGAAATAAGATTAGACTTTCAGAGAGcagttttattactttcttcaaatGCAAAGGTTTACATACAGTAAAACTGTATGCTTTGATAAACCCCAGATGaattttcaaagcatttttttgtttgatttagtTCAATAGTTGCACACCCGACACCCAAGGAAACTTGAAAACCCGAGAACATCATCCCAACTTTGAAATATGGCGGAGCTGGTGTCATGTTGTGTTGGTGTTTTGCTGCAAGAGGGGCTgactgaacaaaataaatggcatcatgagaaaaaaaaaatcagaatagaAATATTGAGAAACCATCTTAAGACATAAGTCACTAAGTTAAATAAGGCACAACAGACTCTAAGAAGTAGACAGTGATCTGTTATGTTGGTGgtaaattaattacaaactGATGTAAGGACAACAAAATCCAAGTTCTGGAGTATCCATCACAAAGTCCTGAAATGTAATCTCATCAAAAATGTGTGGGCAAAGCCTTAAGCGTGTGTGTGAGCAAGGGAGCCTATAAATCTGTTTCGGGTTCatcagttctgtcaggaggaatgagCCAAAATCACGGCAAACTATTGTAGGGAGCTTGTGAAAAAATGCTCAAGATGTGTAAATTGCAATCCCTGCTTCTGAATTTAAATagcaaagtaataaaaaaaaaagaaactgtctttttattctgacaattaaaaaaaacagaaattatccATGTAATGCTAATttacctaaaacaggaaaagcttAATCTAGTTTAATGTCAGTCAGTGagaaaaacagtattttctatgttttatcagtaaataaatcagattttggtTTCCCTCCTCTCCATTGGTctatattttctcattttcagacCTATAAAATCCAATGAGATTCTTCCACCAGAGAGAGGAAGGGAGGTAGCCAAAGAGCTGGGCGTCCCGTATTATGAAACCAGTGTTGTTGCTCAGTTTGGTGTCAAGGACGTCTTTGACAACGCCATCCGAGCTGCTCTCATCTCTCGCCGCCATCTGCAGTTTTGGAAATCTCACCTCAGAAATGTCCAGCGGCCTCTGCTCCAAGCGCCCTTCCTCCCCCCAAAGCCTCCCCCGCCTATCATCACTGTGCCACCTCCCCCCTCCACCACAGAAGAGCACCCGGTCGGTCTTCTGGAGGACCCACACTGTGCTGACGTTATTCTGGTCCTACAGGAGCGACAGAAAATCTTTGCACACAAGATATACTTGGCAACATCCTCCTCAAAGTTTTATGACCTGTTTAGTATGGACACCCAAAATGAGGAGACTGAACGGCCCCCGCGCGGCCCTCTCTCCGGCAGAGAGCTGCTGATGCGTGCTGCTAGCTTTGATGTTTGTGAGAGCAGCGACGACGGAGACAGGGCCAACCTGCGGGCGTGCACGAGTGACGGGACTTTGAAGGACTCTGAGGGCGCCCGACGCGGCAGACTGCTCTCCTCATGGAGTCGAGCCTTCGTCAGCATTCAGGAAGAGCTGGTGGACGACCCTGTGACGTACACCCCCAGATTCATGACCGTAGTACACATGGACCTGTCGATCCAGCTCGGGCCTTTTCGAGCAGTGCTTCGCTACCTGTACACCGGTCAGCTGGATGAGAATGAGAAAGAACTCATGCAGATTGCACACATTGCTGAGCTGCTGGAGGTCTTTGATCTGCGGATGATGGTGGCAAACATACTTAACAACGAAGCCTTCATGAACCAGGAAATCACCAAAGCCTTCCATGTACGCCGCACAAACAGAGTAAAAGAGTGCTTGGCTAAAGGCACCTTTTCTGGTGAGAGAACTTTATTATATTTGCTTGCTCACTGCATTTGACACAGTTATGACTAAGGTCTTACCAGTGTTTCACTACTGATGCTGCAGACGTGGTGTTCAAGCTCGATGATGGGACGATCATGGCCCACAAGCCTTTGCTCATCTCTAGTTGTGACTGGATGGCAGCTATGTTTGGTGGACCTTTTGTTGAGAGCTGCACGAAAGAGGTGAGCCAAGGACAGACTGCATATCAGATATTCTTTAAAGCTAGTAAGACACTTTTCTGTTTAGACAAAATGAAATCATTGTTTTTACCGTCCTAAGAGACTGAACAAATTCCTCTGCTCCTGTGGAGTCTAGATTGTCAGATTTCTGAAAGCCTtagtaaacaaacatgaaaaccaAGGAAAACGCAAGATAAGTCAGGAAGAAAGTTGTGAAGAAGTTCAAAGATGGtttaagttataaaaaaatatttcagcactTTTTAGAACAGTACCCAATCCATaatctaaaaatggaaagagttaAAGATGGACAATCTGGGAAAGACGAGCATTATTAGAGAGCAATTATTAGTGGTGAAGTCCATTAATGACATTAATAGGAGAGTGGGAAGAAGAAAACCAGGGTTGACAGAAAGAGATAAGAAACCCTGTTCATAGTTTGGCACCAACTTTGCAGatgacacagcaaacatgtggaagaaggggGTTTGATGAGACTAAAATTTACCTTTTGGGCGTACAAAAGACTGTGTGTGATAAAAGCTAACATTAAACATCACCTACCAAGAAAGATGAGACTAAATATGTCATGTCAAAAGACTTTGAAAGCCTGCAGCAGACTTTCTTCTGGTCTTGTTGGAGGACAACAACAGTAAACAAAGAGTCTGTCACACCAGATGAGAGCACATTGATGTGTTAAAATGGTCTAATCAAAGTCTAGAGCAAAATACCGTTGAGAATCTCTGGCAAGATTTTAAACTTGCTTTTCATAGGTGCTTTCCAGCCTGCCTAACTTGAGCCATCACAGGAACAAGTTATTGACTTAGTGGGGGTGGATATAAAATCCACAAAGGACATTACAGAATTTTAATTGGAAGTGAAGTTTTAAATTGTGTCATTTTCCTTCGACTTATTATACACAATCTTGTATTGGTCTATCTCATAAAGTTCTGCTAAAATACATTAcgtttttaatgtctttaaacTTTTTGTAAGATGGCAAAAAGTTTAAAGGATATACGTACTTCTGCAAGGCACGGTAGGCTGACGCTAGCAGAACTCCAATGGGGATGTGAGGGATAATTCAATTAGGGGACTCTAACTCTGGTTTAATACTATTAAACTGGCTTTGTGATCCAAACATAATGTAAATCCGTGAGGGAGGTATGGTGTGTGTTTTCACTCCAAAGTATAGCGATTTactaaaagaagaagaaaaacatttcaaacaaagaTTATATTTCTTAAAGCTATTTTTAGACGCACTGACCTATAATCTGCTTTAAGACAGTTTAAGAAATGGGATGCTTCTTCTTTCTGCTTGTATCACTGCTGCTGCAGGTAAATATATTACATAGTTAAACCCAAAATTGTTCATACTTGTGGTAGATTTAGATTtacatagatttttatttacttttttacccagaagtttgtttctgatggaAAACCAGACATCAGAAacaaatgataataaataatttatttatgatttataaataaatatttaatgataataaaattatCATTAATTTCCCCTCAAATgataataaattaaagtaaaaagagTATCTGTTTTGAGAATATAATAATAAAGGAATGCCTAAAATGATAGAAAGCCTTCTGAAAAACCAGTGGAAAAATCTTTACTGGCATTATGGTAGTCAAACTGCTTTTATAATTACTGACCTGTTCTCTGTATGCATCTACTACTATTTTGAttactattactattactattGTTTATTTATGACGATGCGCCCCAACATTTTGGGGTTGACAGGTTTCCTCTCACCATTTTGCTCCCTGTAAAGATTCTCTATCAGATTCAGGACTGTTTGAAgatgttaataaaaatattacgtTAAAGATATTACGTTACATTTAAATCTGCAAATGATATGGACAATGTTTGGCAAATCTATGACATAAAagactgttttcctttttcagtttaattactAAAATGGAAATCAgtcttttcagatattttctaggGATCCTATATTATCCTTATGcgtataaatgtttattttcggGGCTAAACTAAAAAAGCTTACAATGAATATTGCattgtgttattttcttttttctgcattgTTGTATCATCTGTAGCCattttctgtgtgaaaatgGCTAAAATGGCTTAGCTCCTACTTTCTTTAAGCATTACTCCTTGAAAGGACCAGTTATATTTATTCATAAGTCTgcatagagagagaaaaagccTGTTAACCGAGCTTTTAGTCCGTTTAGTAGAATAAAGTCTGTTTTGTTGTGGAGCTCTTACATTCTGTCTATAGAGATTTTAGGAGAAATAAATCTTCTCATAGCAGATGAGCTTCTGGAATTTACAAATCAGCAGAAAATCTGAGCTTGTAAGTAATTCCCCGCCCTCTCTTTCTGTTTGTAAGGTGTTGCTTCCCAACACGACCCGGAGCTGCATGCGAGCTGTGCTGGAGTATCTCTACATGGGTAGATTCTGCTCTCGGTCGGACTTGGATGCAATGGAGCTCATTGTTCTTGCCAACCGTCTTTGCCTCCCCCACCTGGTCGCTCTCACAGGTATTGCATTTGCTGTTACTTATTTCCCTGCACTCgatcatgttttttaattgatcTCAGACTCTAAAGTGTGTTTCTTTTCAGAACTCTACACAGTAACAGTTTTGACGGAGTCGGCGATGATGGGGACGGATATTGATGGCGATGTGCTGATATACTTGGATATGGCCCAGGTGCGTTCACCTGTCAATGATGTCAAATAAGAATTGAGTCTTGATCATGTTTTCTCTTGCAAATTGGACTTTTacaaattatgcaaattatCAGCACCAACTGCTGGTGAGGATTTACCACCACAAGGTGGGGCAAAAGAAAGCACTATCTGCACTTCTTGCTTTTCTTTAGTCATGATCTGTACCTCTGGAATTCTACAttactaggaaaaaaaaacattcatattacatcagttttatgcaaaaatgaatacaaaattgAGTTAACTACTGAAAGTCTTTCAAGAAGCAATTCATATGATCTATTGCACCATATGCAGAAATTGTCATGAAACTGTGTGGTGAAGGTGGTGAGGcaaacgctgtagacccaggttgaagtAAATGAATGATCTTAATGAAGAATGTCCAGGACAACACAGTCCAACATAGTCCAAAAAGaccgggcagcacggccgagcggaagccagggctcgacgccggtagcagcCGGTTACACGAAGGACTAGACGACGAACTGGGCACACAGACGACAGAGGCAAAACGAAACGACAGgttagacaaggacccgacgaggaacaaggaacacaggtggggttaaatacacagggagtaatcacagaaacgagacacacctgggaatgatcaaggggaagacaggacaacacgaagactcagggacacagaaaactctaaataaatacacagaaaaacacaaaacatgacaagtatattttcaaaattgagGATATTTTTCCTAATCAGAGGTTAAAAATATCACAGTTTTCAGCTAGAACAACTGATGCTGTACTAAAATAACAATATGACTTTGGATGTTGACAGTTCCACGGAGCCCAGCAGCTGACTGGATGGTGTTTGCACCACatctgcaccaactacaacagTGTCTGCCGCAAGTTTCCACGTGAAATGAAGGCAAAGTCCACAGGTAACACATTTAGACTGTGCTATGATTCTGctattgtctttgtttttctcatccTTAAATTGGATTCTGGCACAAATGACTACAAAGAATGAAGCTGCTGAGATTAATATCTTATTTGGTGATCCAAACGGTGTTGTTGGCCACATAAAGTTATGAATCTGGGAAAATACAGTCTTGAACTCAGCAATACATCTATTGGATATTTTGTGGCAGATTTTTCCTCAAaatctgtaatgttttttttttaactgacctGAAGATACAATTTTTAGCTGATTcaaatttctgtttctaaagtcattcataaaaactaaatattttttcaacttttagGGTAACTTGAAACCATCGTCTTAAAAAACCTCTctactgaaaaatgtaaattattaataaaaatgtattctgaTGCAGAGAACCAAGACTACTTTGAGAAACACCGCTGGCCACCAGTTTGGTACTTGAAGGAAGACGACCACTACCAAAGAGCACGCAAAGAGCGTGAAAAAGAGGACTACCTGTACCAGAGACGGCAATGTAAACGCAAGTGGCTCTTCTGGAACCTTCCTTCCTCCCCAAACTCAAACTCACCCTCCGGATCATCTGCCATTATTTGACCAGGTGGTAAGGGCGGGGTCCAGTCTGGAGTCCATCTGTATGTTTGCAAATCGTAAAGAACACAGTAGAAGATAAGCACTGACAGCTTGGTATACTCCAAACATTCAGGCAGACCGTTTATCCTCCCTGCCTCCGTGGGCAAACACTCCAGGTTTGCAAAGTCAGCTCAGAGTTGTGAATACATTTATAAGTATTACTCCTTACAATTTCAGCTGTTTGTCTGCTAAACTCAAACCTCCGTAATATAAACCGTCTCGACTTATGGCACAGTAGAACAAGTGCAAAGATCAGATCTTGTGGATTGCCAAATATTCCCAtattagaattttatgtttaataaattacaaatttgcCAGCACAGAACTTTCAACCTGTggctataaataaatatcaataaccTGAACTGACAACTAAGTGCTGCTTACCAGCTGTGACAACCAGCAATTCAACAGTAACTCAAGCCTCAGAGATATAACACTTTGCTCTTAAGTGTTTGTACAATCTGCCAGACCGCATCTTGATTATGATTTCAAACTGGAGATGACAAAATACGGCTTGGCTGGAAAGAGCAAACTACAGTAATTCATTTGGAAGTTTCTATGACGATCatgtctgcaaaaaaaaaaacataaacaaaaaaaacacaaacactacTATTCCTGgtatttttgtatgtttattcAACTTTGCAGAATTTGTACAATAAGCTTGCACAGCTTAATCTGGTATCTCTTGACACACGTACCACCTACATATCGTGATCTTTTGGTCTGTGGCTTTTTGTCACAAAAGGGCTTAAGTTCACATGAATGGATACAGTGTCATCTGACACAAAGGATTCCTGGTTCGAGTTGCTTCATTCTTTCAATTGCCCCTGAATGCAGCTGTCACCACTGCTATTCTAAATGGGTTTGCTCAATGTGGATTAATAACACACATGTTTAACTACATGTCTCCATAAAatagttatgtcatttttactgCTGTCATCCTAAAAAGCAACAGATAATGTATTAATCGTCAGAGCTGACGTGATTGTATTGTTACTGTATTTGTCTGTGGTGGTAACTTGTTTTTAAGAGATTTGCCCTCTGAATGTGATCGGAAATCTGTACACGGCAGAGTCTGTGGGTGTCAGTCGTCGTGTTAGGGGATGGGTTAGGAGTCATCTTACTACTGGATGATCTAATCCCTACTTTTCAACATCACCACAAGCACTTTCTGAACTCCAGACAGAAACATATGAACTTCC is a window of Xiphophorus hellerii strain 12219 chromosome 12, Xiphophorus_hellerii-4.1, whole genome shotgun sequence DNA encoding:
- the rhobtb2a gene encoding rho-related BTB domain-containing protein 2 isoform X1, which codes for MEPRFPTRSSTNLMQHFLLLRSQLTDTDMDYERPNVETIKCVVVGDNAVGKTRLICARACNATLTQYQLLATHVPTVWAIDQYRVCQEVLERSRDVVDDVSVSLRLWDTFGDHHKDRRFAYGRSDVVVLCFSIANPNSLYHVKTMWYPEIKHFCPRAPVILVGCQLDLRYADLEAVNRARRPLARPIKSNEILPPERGREVAKELGVPYYETSVVAQFGVKDVFDNAIRAALISRRHLQFWKSHLRNVQRPLLQAPFLPPKPPPPIITVPPPPSTTEEHPVGLLEDPHCADVILVLQERQKIFAHKIYLATSSSKFYDLFSMDTQNEETERPPRGPLSGRELLMRAASFDVCESSDDGDRANLRACTSDGTLKDSEGARRGRLLSSWSRAFVSIQEELVDDPVTYTPRFMTVVHMDLSIQLGPFRAVLRYLYTGQLDENEKELMQIAHIAELLEVFDLRMMVANILNNEAFMNQEITKAFHVRRTNRVKECLAKGTFSDVVFKLDDGTIMAHKPLLISSCDWMAAMFGGPFVESCTKEVLLPNTTRSCMRAVLEYLYMGRFCSRSDLDAMELIVLANRLCLPHLVALTELYTVTVLTESAMMGTDIDGDVLIYLDMAQFHGAQQLTGWCLHHICTNYNSVCRKFPREMKAKSTENQDYFEKHRWPPVWYLKEDDHYQRARKEREKEDYLYQRRQCKRKWLFWNLPSSPNSNSPSGSSAII
- the rhobtb2a gene encoding rho-related BTB domain-containing protein 2 isoform X2: MDYERPNVETIKCVVVGDNAVGKTRLICARACNATLTQYQLLATHVPTVWAIDQYRVCQEVLERSRDVVDDVSVSLRLWDTFGDHHKDRRFAYGRSDVVVLCFSIANPNSLYHVKTMWYPEIKHFCPRAPVILVGCQLDLRYADLEAVNRARRPLARPIKSNEILPPERGREVAKELGVPYYETSVVAQFGVKDVFDNAIRAALISRRHLQFWKSHLRNVQRPLLQAPFLPPKPPPPIITVPPPPSTTEEHPVGLLEDPHCADVILVLQERQKIFAHKIYLATSSSKFYDLFSMDTQNEETERPPRGPLSGRELLMRAASFDVCESSDDGDRANLRACTSDGTLKDSEGARRGRLLSSWSRAFVSIQEELVDDPVTYTPRFMTVVHMDLSIQLGPFRAVLRYLYTGQLDENEKELMQIAHIAELLEVFDLRMMVANILNNEAFMNQEITKAFHVRRTNRVKECLAKGTFSDVVFKLDDGTIMAHKPLLISSCDWMAAMFGGPFVESCTKEVLLPNTTRSCMRAVLEYLYMGRFCSRSDLDAMELIVLANRLCLPHLVALTELYTVTVLTESAMMGTDIDGDVLIYLDMAQFHGAQQLTGWCLHHICTNYNSVCRKFPREMKAKSTENQDYFEKHRWPPVWYLKEDDHYQRARKEREKEDYLYQRRQCKRKWLFWNLPSSPNSNSPSGSSAII